From Taeniopygia guttata chromosome 29, bTaeGut7.mat, whole genome shotgun sequence:
CCAGCCTCTCTCCCGGTATATCCCGGTCCATCCCAGCCTCTCTCCCGCTACCCATCCCGGTCCATCCCAGCCTGTCTCCCGGTGCCCGTCCCGGCCCATCCCAGCCTGTCTCCCGGTGCCCCTCCCGGTCCGTCCCAGCCTCTCTCCCGGTGCCCATCCCGGTCCATCCCGGCGCTCTCCCGGTGCCCGTCCCGGTCCATCCCAGCCTCTCTCCCGGTATATCCCGGTCCATCCCAGCCTCTCTCCCGGTATATCCCGGTCCGTCCCAGCCTCTCTCCCGGTATATCCCGGTCCGTCCCGGCGCTCTCCCGCCCGCGCACGTGCTCTGCCGCCGCGCTCCCGCGCATGCGCGCTCCTGCCGCCCAGGAGCCGCCATTTTgtccgcgggcggcgggcgtGAGGGGCACCCCTGAGGGGCGGCCAGGCAGCGCTGCCGGAGCGGAGAGCGACAGGAGACCCGCCCTCGGGCCGGTGCAGGACGGAGGAGCCCCGGAGAAGAACTCGGGGGCCGCGCTGAGGGGCACACCGGGCCCCATTGTGAGCAGGAGGCGCCGCCGCCATCTTACCTCTCTGCCGCCGCGGCCTCCGCGCTGCAGCGCCGCGCGCCCGCCCCACCTCCTCACTGGCCCGCCCGCCCGCCAATCAACGGCCAGCACAGCGGAGGTCCCGTGTGTGATTGGCTGACCTGGCAGTCACTCACGAAGGGAGCGACCACGCCCCCATGGTCACGtgggggcggcgcggcgggaaCGCGACACGtgggcgcggcgggagcggggggATCCCGGGCCGGGACACCGGGAAGGGTCCCGGGACAGGACAGCAGGAAGGGTCCCGGGACAGGACAGCAGGGGGTATCCCGGGCCGGGACCCGGGACAGGACAGCGGGGGGGATCCCGGGACAGGACACCGGGAAGGCTCCCGGGACAGGACAGCAGGAAGGGTCCCGGGACAGGACACCGGGAAGGGTCCCGGGACAGGACAGCAGGGGGGATCCCGGGCCGGGACACCGGGAAGGGTCCCGGGACAGGACAGCAGGGGGGTATCCCGGGCCAGGACACCGGGAAGGCTCCCGGGACAGGACAGCGGGGGGGTATCCCGGGCCAGGACAGCGGGAAGGGTCCCGGGACAGGACACCGGGGGTATCCCGGGACAGGAGTCCTAGGGATTCACCACCGAGAGGGGCAGCAGGGGCCCAGCGGGGACCGGGCGTGGGTTTTGGCTGCGGGTCAGGAAATGCTCGCGGTACACCCGGCTTGGTCCCCCCGGCGTCACTCGGTCCCCTCCCGGTTTCCCGAGCCAGCCGTTAACCGACACTGCTCCCCATCGGGAAGGGCAGAGCCTCGACATCCCGGGAGGAGCCGCCTCCAAGAGGGGCTccaaaaaagggaagggaagcaaGAGATGGGCTTTGCCCAGAGCCTGGAATCTAAGAATTGGTCCCAAAACTGGACCAAATCGGTCCCCAGATCCTTGGAGAGGGTTTGGCAGCAGCAGTTCCTCCTAAAAACAAGCTCGATGTGAAACAAGAGTTTCCCAAAACCATCCGGAGACCACCCATTTATTGAAGGTCAGAAAAGTCAAGtctaaaaaagaaaggaaataggGCTTTCCCAAATATTCAACCCAAAGCCTGGCAGGTCCCCTGGCCCTGGGCTGAGGATCCAGGAGAAGCTGCTTCCAGCTCAGCTGGGAACAGCCACGTGCCAATGGGATTCCCTGAAGAGCTGCCCCAGGCATGGTGCCTACAGGACCAGCCTGGCACTTTCCCATCCCAGatcccactgggaatgtgcCCCCCTGCCCCCAGGGTTCCGGTGGAAATCCACGGATCTACAGGAAGGGAGCAAGGGATGGAGAGAGGATCCCAAACCAGAACAGCTGCAGGGGCAAGGAAACAACCCATGGGAGGGAAAACAGCTCCCATCACCTTGGGATTCCCTCAGCCCCACCACATCCCTCCATTCCCCAAAAACTCAACACCAAGGGCTCAAAGGGAATCTCCCCAAAAGTCCCCCTGGCCTCTGCCACAGCCCCTCAGAATTAAAAGGAACCAAACAACTAAGATATAAGTTAATGCTtaaattatttgtaaaacaTCTTAAATTTTCTGtgacatattttaaatatcccCCATGTTCCCCAGCGGGGGGGTCAAAGCCCAACACTAACTGGGAGCCTatggggggaaagggaggaatAGAGAAAGGGTTCCTTATCCTTTCACAGCTTTAACAACTAAATATCAATAATAAAAGTTATATCATAATAAAATAAGTTCTTCGTGAGGCAGTGGAGATCGAAAAGCCCTTAGAAAAGCCCCGCAGGTTTGGGCTCGGGCTCTGGACTCAGTAGTAAAAAGGGGGTTATTTGGGGAGGGGAGGCAGCGGAGGGGGCGGTTCCGAGGGCAGGGGGGGCGGTCGGGGCTTGTCCGTGTTGgtggcagctctggagctgctggaagcccGGGGGTTCAGGAGCTCGTATGAGTGGAATTCGAAGGCGGGGGCCTGGGTGGGCTGCATGCCCTGCGCGCTCAGCAGCGAGTGCAGCATGTTCACCGTGTCCTGATAGTCACTGGCCTGGCTGACGTTGTGCCCGTTGGCCCCCGAAGGCCCCTTGTCCGATTTGTGGGCGCCCCGGGctttgctgggctgggataaatccgagctgtgcccagggagaTGGGCAGCCCCGGGAAGGTGGGAGTACGGGAACGGCACTCCGGGGCCTTTGGAGACTTTGCCCACCTTGGGCTGGTGCTCGTGGGGCATGGCCGGGGGCTCCTCGGGCAGGGGTCTTTTGCGGGTGGGGGCGAGAGGCCCGTAGCCCTTGTGGGGGGCGGCGGTGGCACTGGGTTGGGCGCCGTGTTTGGAGTCCCCCGGGCGCTTGGCCGCGGTGCTGGGGCCGGCGCCGAGCTGGGCGTGCAAGTGTTTGTGCGAGTGGTggttgtggtggtggtggtggtggttggATGAGTGGCCCTTGTGCTTCTCTTTGTACTCCCGGCTCTTCCCGCCGCTCTCATCCGTGGAGCCGTGTCTGTCTCCGGGACCCGGCACCTTAATCCGCATCTTGATCTCCTCCTGCTTGGAGGGGATCGGcctctccccgcctccccccGCCGCCGGGATCCTCATCTTGAGAGCTTTGTCACCCTTGTcggcgccgggcgggcgctCGGGGTTCTCCGGCCCTGCGATGGGGATTTTCAGGACGATCGGGGAGGGGttgctgtcct
This genomic window contains:
- the CCNT1 gene encoding cyclin-T1 isoform X2 encodes the protein MATNSLHLTTFSLQYTPPVVACVCIHLACKWSNWEIPVSTDGKHWWEYVDGTVTLELLDELTHEFLQILEKTPSRLKRIRNWRASQAARKSKTDDHGDDESLSEQTILNMISRNNSSDMNIAGLMSMSTSSTAGAGPALPAAADSPGEPSAADPSQADHWHPPAKLDIHRTSESTSAAEHPQQDGAAYPKQSTKNAPSAKVSLKEYRAKHAEELAAQKRQLENMEANVRSQYAYAAQNLLVQQQREREGQQDSNPSPIVLKIPIAGPENPERPPGADKGDKALKMRIPAAGGGGERPIPSKQEEIKMRIKVPGPGDRHGSTDESGGKSREYKEKHKGHSSNHHHHHHNHHSHKHLHAQLGAGPSTAAKRPGDSKHGAQPSATAAPHKGYGPLAPTRKRPLPEEPPAMPHEHQPKVGKVSKGPGVPFPYSHLPGAAHLPGHSSDLSQPSKARGAHKSDKGPSGANGHNVSQASDYQDTVNMLHSLLSAQGMQPTQAPAFEFHSYELLNPRASSSSRAATNTDKPRPPPLPSEPPPPLPPLPK